A window of Scophthalmus maximus strain ysfricsl-2021 chromosome 4, ASM2237912v1, whole genome shotgun sequence genomic DNA:
TTTGAATGCAGCTCAAAGGAGAATATGGAAACAGAAAACTAATAGTTATAAGACCAGGATTTTTAAAGTGACCATGGGTTGCAATAAGCTAGCACGACGGTTTTTAAATGATATTCAGATAATTGTGATCATGTAAAAGCGTTTTTGCAGACCATAACTAATCACAAAACATgtaatagatagatatatgtaCTTAATTGatccatctatcaatctaaCTGGGATCTTTTATGGTTGATCTAAAACGACCATTGACCACTAACCTCTGAAAATAAGAGGGAAGTCTTCAACAGGTTGTGTGCACTCTGAGATTCCCGCAGAACAAGTTGGAGTTTTCTGTCGTAGCACCATCAAACTTAAGTTATGGTGAATCATAACACCAGCAGACCTAAAAGGGTCTTGGTCAAGGATCTTTGTAGCTGTCATCTACAAGTTGCTTCCACACACGAAGGATGTATCTTTTTACTTTGGCGTGTAAAAAACTGTCAAGTAAAGAGCTGCATCTTTCTCTGGTTTAGACGGtgaaaatgttatatatatatatatatatatatatatatatagacacacacacatgagctgctgctgtgtcacaACAGAATAAATGGAACTGCCTCGTTTCAATATATCGTTTCCCTTCCAGAATCATTTGGCGCACTGTCAGTTTGCGACGGAGCCCTGCCCACAGTGCCAGCAGTCGGTGAGGAAGAGCCACTTAGAGGAGCACACGACTGTCGAGTGCCAAAGGAGACCCATGTCCTGTCCAGATTGTGTGGCCTGCTTTGTTTACGAGGACAGAGAGGTGACTGGTGACTCGCTTGTGCGATTGCTCCTGctgcctttttccccccagaataGTTACCCCCCAAAATAATCCTCAGTGAATTGTCTTATCAGTGAGGATTAGTCATCTTACgatctggtttctttgttgcTCCTTCAGCTTCACGAGCAGCAGTGTCCCTTTGCCAACGTCAAGTGCCACTACTGTGAGATGGATCTCATCAGAGACCAGGTGAGTGCCTCAGCGTCTGGCCAATCAcaatgttgttgcttttttttaaagtgagaaGTAGTCAATTGTTAATCAGTGGCGCTAACGTCCCTTAACAAGaacttctcttttattttaaatgacgGGGAGCCGTTCCTCACCCAGTCACACTTCTGCATTACCAAGTGCAAACAGTGatgttaaattttttctttcaaactttTCTTTAGATTTTCCCACAACTATACAGTAACAACCAGCTTCTTGAAGTGTTTGTTAAAAACctgatttgaataaataaacatgaatataacCGAGGTTATCACGTTCTCTGTTTGCAGATTGAATCTCATTGTGATACAGATTGCCCCAAAGCACCTATCGCCTGTAACTTCAGCACCTTTGGGTGCAAGGAAAGGGTAGGTGATCCAATTCAAATTTTTCTTCTACACACTCATACAATCCTTGAAAACTCGTCCCCCCACAGACCAGAtgtcacaaagaaaaatggtttCGCCCTCCGCAGATGCAGCGCCACAACCTGGCTCAGCACATGCAGGAGTTCACGCAGATGCACATGTGGTACATGGCGGAGTTCCTGCGCGGCCTCAGCCTCAATGGCACCGCGCCCAGATCCCTGCGGGCGCACGGACCATCTGCGTCGACCGAGGACCAGGGAGCCGCGGCGTCGGCGtccgcctcttcctctgcctccggGGGGCCCAGAGGAGCAGCGAGCTGCAGCGGCAGCTGTGCTCCGGCTCCGCCTCCGCCCAGCGAGGAGATGCAGCGGCTCCGGGAAATGGACGGACGGCTGGTGAAGCAGGATCACCAGCTGCGTGAGCTCATCATCTTAAAAGAAACGCAGGTAGAGGATGTCCACCTGCCTCGGAATACTATTATGTGCATATgtgcacttttttattttttaaatcatttcgTTATTTGTAAAAATTAGCTTGTAGAAAAAATATAGCATAGCTCTTTATTAGTTTAAAGGATGagtaagaagatgtctccagtactgtagcctctctgctgcccttatatataaaatatatatgaaaatactcttcatttctttgaagaagaggaagactaAGGAAATGAATTCAGATATTACATAATTAAAAGTGTTAAGagtgaaatgtaattttacGAATTTCAACACTTAAAAAATACAACCTGCCACCTTGATTTCAACTTCTGATACTCGTATTTGCCCAATTCAATTTctttctagggctgcaactaatgattattttcattatccattaatctgtcgattattttctcgattaatcgattagtagtttGGTCAGGAAATGCTGAAGAATGtcttggttttgtccacacaccaaagatatttagtttactgtaacaggagcgaagaaaccagaaaaaattcacatttaagaagctgaaatcagagaaaaaaaatattcccccacaaaaacagttttttttaatttgattaatcgatcatcaaaatagattatcaaaatagagctgttgcagctctaattcttttaaagagaggaaacattttgactaaaatGTAACGACTTTTCGTCGAGTAAAACtatgaaggataaacatgactTGAATGGGACTAAAACTAATAAGCATTTCAGTCTAAAGACtaagactaaatctaaaatagctgccaaaatGAACACTGTCGCTAATCCATTTATGTTGGTTGTTGGTGACTCTTTAGATCTTGTCACCATTGTCTTCAAGCCTCTGTCCAATCTCGTTCACAGGCAGGCCAGCTTGCGGAACTCAGGCGCAGGGTGTCGACGCTAGAGGACACCGTTAAGGAGCTGGAGGCCCAGCAGTGCCGCGGCATCTTCGTGTGGCGCCTCAAAGGTTTCTCCGCCCACCTGCGGAACCAAGAGGCCGGGCTGCCGGTGGTGGAGCACAGCCCCGGCTTCTACACGGGCTGCCCGGGCTACAAGCTGTGTCTGCGCTTGCACCTGCAGACGCCCAACGCGCTGCGCTGCTCCAACTACATCTCGCTCTTCGTGCACACCATGCAGGGGGCGTTCGACGCGCAGCTCACCTGGCCGTTCCAGGGCACCATCCGGCTCGCCATCCTCGACCAGGGCCCCGAGGGCCAGCACCACATGGAGGTGATGGAAACCAAGCCCGACCTGCAGGCCTTCCAGAGGCCCACCATCCAGCGCAACCCCAAGGGATTCGGCTACGTCACCTTCATGCACCTGCACCAGCTGGGTCAGAAAGCCTTCGTCAAAGACGACACGCTGCTCATCCGCTGCGAGGTGACGCCGCGCTTTGACAGTATGCCTCACCGCGAGGGGCCCGCCGTGCAGCCTCGAGGACCCGAGGCATCGGTTTGACGGGACTTGAAGTGGAACTTGGAATCATCATCTTTacactgaaatatatatatatataaatatattccaaTACTGCTCGGTTCATTTTATTGGACGACATCGGGAGGAGGAAGACCGATGTTGACAATGATGTAAAAACTTGGAAAACCGCAAATATGCTAGTATTTATTTGCTTGCCGgctttaaaatgtcaacaaattttttttgataTGTTTTAACAGATAAATGCAGTacaatcctttctttttttttttgataatgaaaatgtatgttCTAACCCACTAGGTACCAATCGTGTAAATTATCAATGTTTCATCAGCTCGAGGTGACCAGTTCAAGATGTATTCATGCTGCCTGTTGACTGAGCATTACTAGAGACCttgctctcttctcttttttttggagatGGCACTAAATGTTAAAGGAACCCTGTGGAGTTGTAGACCTCCTGGCTCCATCCTCTATTAGCACATACGCGAGGAGCCACCGACGTGTACAGAGGCGTGTGGAGGACTGCAGAGGGCGGTGgtgcaaagaagaagaatgaagacTTGGGTagcatttttttggtttgttgtcgTAGTGACTACGGTcgaaaattgtgaaaaacacGATCTTTGATCCAAAAACCCTTTTTCCTCGACCTTCATGCATATTTTGAGACTGCAAGTTTCAGAAAAAAGTTTCAGAAAAGTCTGCTTTGTGTTGAAGGAAATGCATTCAACACATTTGTTGGACCATCAGAAACACGAGACTTGTAAACATGTTGTGTCACAAGTTacacaaaaacctttttttgttttcacccgtTATTGTGttggtttgcttgtttgtcagcgggattacgcaaaaactactgaacggatttccacgaaatTTGGTGGacggatgggacatgggccaagaaagaagccCTCAATTTTGGCGCAaatccagaatttttttttcatcacggTCCTCAACATTGCTCGATATAgagtttgttgacatttttaccaatttttttattcatgaatctCGATGAAacatatctatgagtgtgtgcaattccCCAAATGCCGATCATGATTCCCAATCTGCATTGGGTTTTTTGAGCATTGCTGTAAGGCTTGAATTTTGAGAGACATGGCGGAGGTTTTTAAATCAAAGGTCATTAAAAGAATTAGGAATATCAATATACAAATTCATATGCTCTCGTCAAATTCAAGAttcagtgctgctgtttttttctgtttgcggTGTCACTGTGAAATACACCCTCTGTCAACATGGAGGATTTCACTGTTTCATCACCtcttgtgggggttttttttgtgctgaacACATGAAAGCGAAGCAGGTTTGACACAAAGTTGCTCATTCCGCTATTGACAGAATTCCCGGTGCCTTTCACACAAGCTCCTGCCAAATGTGACTTTAGGAAAAATATGTAGAGAGTAGACCGACGTGACAGGTTTGTGTCTTTGCTCTAAAATAACGTGCTGCCTCTTAAATCTTCCTCAGATGTAGATGATAAACTTTAAGCTTGCCTTATTGTACTGACATGATTTGCCTGGTTACATTGAATGTGTTGTCATGAATCTCAGCATGTGATCTAATACTGATGGAAATAGCCTTAAATTAAAGCTAAGCAGATCAACTATATATTGACTAATGCCTGCATTGACACATCGTgatgaaatgattttaattttttttgccttttgcctttttgtccTCCCCTTTacccttcttcccttttttcctgtATGTTTCTTTCATGATTTAACCAAGGACCTGAAATGTAGTCCCTAATTCTAACGATTTGCTCCACCTTTTGTTTCACCGAATCAAATTTATTCATAGAGCACAATTAAAAACAGCTGACCAATGTGCTGCACATTAAAACAATGCAAGTGAAATGCAAGAAGACCTAAAAACCAGGGAGACAACACTGTGACTGTATCCAACTTCattctattcatttaaattaagtCCAAACCAAATCCACCGTACCACCATCAGAGTAttgtaacaacaaaaaaaatcatctcacgTATAGAGATTCATAATTAGCGCTCacttttttgtcacttttaatcATCGATATAAGGAAATTTCTTGTTCGCCCCATATCCTGGGTGACCTCTTTTGACTTCTCTCCGTTCCCGTTTGACCTCCTGCTCCGGTTGACTCGCGGACGCGTCCGTGGCGCTGCTCGCCTTGCAGCCCGCTAGAGACACTGAAATTGAAATCCCCATGTTGTTATGAATCCcgggtattttcttttttcaatcaatTGACGAGTCAATTCCTGCGTTCGACTCACGCGGAGCGGTCGGAGCTTCTCTCCCACACTTGAGCGTGCTCTGAGAAAAGCACTCGGCCATCCAGGACAAGACCTCTCCGCAGTATCTGACCTACAGACGGGTCGACCAGAAAGTGTCTGGGTCAGATAACTTGataaatagattttcttttggtGAAATATACTTTTTCCAGCGTTACCTGAGCCTCCATGGATGCCATTCGCTTCTCTTGGTCTTTGAACCCACCGACGATCCTCAGCAAACTCTGGACCCTTGATCACAAACGAATGTTAACATCAGCGCCGCAGTCGTCAAGTGTCACCACCGGGGGGCAGAAGAGCTTTAGAACAAGCTATGGTTTTGGTGCTGCACAGGTCAGATCTTGTAATCAGAGTACGTGACAGTTTCTGCAGGgtgataagataaaataataaaaagcaaaacGACAGTTACTTTGAGGAGGTGCTCTTGAGTCTTTCCTCACTGCTCTCCCAGTGCTGCCGCTCCAGTTTGGCCAAGTAGTTCTCTTTCTGCACCGTCTCCCATGTTATCAGCCTCTGGTCGAGCCCCGCCGGCAGCTCCCTctctggcagacacacacacacacacacacgtttgtccTTTTACTCTCACTTTACGTAATGCATTTCCTAGTATACTCCAtactccatgtgtgtgtgtgtgtatatgcatgatagtgtccagtgtgtgtgtgtgtgtgtgcgcccagcTCCCTGACTAACAACCATATTACTGAATCTGCTTCATTACActcctcctttctttcatcAACAGGAAAATGGGAGCCAAACCAAATTCTGCTTTGCCAAAAATGCCAGTAGGAAAAAACTTGTGCCACATCAAATGTCCGACACTTTTGGTGTCAGCTGCCCTAAACGAAACCTAAATCTGAATCCAACCCCCCTAAAACCATATGTTAACCCGTCAAGACAGCCCTTCGTGggggcctacacacacacaaacacacacacacacacacacacacacacacacacacacacacacacacacctttctgtAGTCGTAGTGACCCCAAAAAAGCCATTAGAGGTTATGAGGACCATGAATTGTCAGTGTCCTGACAATGGTTTTTTAACCAACACAACCATttagagcacacacacacacacacactcacacacacacacacacgcgcgcccaAGGAGGCAGTCCAAAAACTAATTAAACAACGGGCAATTTCCATGGACAGAGAAGGTGAAGGCCCGAGATAAAAGCACAGTGTGTTTCCCTCTATTCCAATTCAAAGTTTAATTTCTCCAGATAAGCCGCGAAGAAAAGTTTTCATCTGCCTGAAATGAGGCAGGATGTCATAATAGTCCCCagcggggggggaggggaagaaaaagaaatgtgcagaaATGTTGAAGATGGAGGCTTCGTACCAAGATGCTCCTGCTTGGACTCGGGCTGCTTGACGAGGCTGAGGAGGATCTGAGAGAGgtggctgatgatgatgaagggcGGGGCCAGTGCCGGGCGGCTGTGGTATTCCACAATCAGGTTGTACCTCTGGAACTTCCAGAAGATGTCCGTGTTGCCCTGCACCACCTGGAATGTGTAGCTGTCAAttgcggggagggggggaaaaaaaacaacaatttacaaACGTACAAATTTCACCAGACATATAAAACGCTGTTCTGGGATTTCCGACGCCGCCCCTGACCTGAACATGGCAATGAGCAGGTTGAGCAGCAGGACGTTGgtgacgaggaggaagatgaccAGCAGCAGGATGACCAGCCAGTTGGCGTAGACGTTGGGACACGGCGGCCGAAGGCCCGAGATGATCTCCTCTCTGTCGTCGGTGCAGTTGATTTCAGGCATGCGAGCCGCTGCGCTCCGTTCAAGataaggacaaagacaaaaaatcaGATCGGAAGAACCCAACGCTTCAGGTCAACAGGAGGCCAATCGAAATGTGACTGGAGCACCATCGATTTCCTCCAGCGGGATCTGGCCAAAGATGTGCAGGTAGGGGCGGTACAGGGCCCTGCGGAACACCCAGTCAATCCTGGGGTCGTTGGGGTGGAGGAGGGCCTGCGTGGCGACGCCGTACGCGATGAGCCACACACtcaggaaaaagaggaagaagaaaacgtCCTTCATCTGCAATgaaggaaacagaaatgattttcttttcaacctGCTCGGCAAAGTCTTCGGTCTCTCCATCTGTGACGGGAGGTGGGTTTCTTTCCCCCCACCATTCTTTCCACAATGATGATCTTGGGGCCGAGCTGCTTGTGAATGGCAAAGATGTGGATCAGACGCAGGGTGAAGACCATGAAGTCTATGGCCAGGACGGTCCTCCCTGCCTCGTAGGTGTGACTGACCATCCTGCAAAATCCAATCAAACAACACGTCACCCTTCCATTTCGACCCCTCGTTCCCAcccagtcattcattcattcactcagcAAAAGACCCAACGCCGCCACAAAgatgatttattatttcctgTCATCGAAAGTCATTTCATGTTACTTACCTGCACGAAACCCCCACGACAAAGAGTAAGATGGCAACCATGTCGCACTTGTTCCAGTTGTCCTCCACGTAGAGTTTGAACTTCTTCAAGATGTTGATCTCTTCGTCCGTGAAAAAGCTCTGTGTGATAAAagatattttctgtttcaccacgagacaaagaaaaatcctcCGTGACGCGACGTGTTCATCTCCGAGTCTTGGTTTCACTTCTAATTCCACCATATTCTTTGTTTGCTTTGGTAATTTCCTAGGAAGGCGATGTGTAATTTGTTCTGCTGCGACGGATACTTCCACCCTGTTCACTGCAAATATGTCAAAATCTTTTCATTGCGCTCATGCTACAACAGAGACCGAAGCACTAAAGCCTTGTAAATGTTGTACCTACCTACCGgtatgaattgtgttttttaaattcattttttatttgctgaaGCCATTTGACACCACTGGGATTTCAGCTAAGATTGTCATACACGCCTTGAAAACACATCTGAGCCACAAATTCttagaatttaatttaatttatcgTAATGCACAGATTTATAGTCTCATAATGCTGTTATGATGGGGCAATGAtattaaaatcctttttaatttatccattcacacatttttcttttgccagcTGTCCCTCCTGCAATTTGGCAGCTGCAGCTTTTAGTCTGGATGCTGTGTTTACCTTCTTCATATTCATCTTATGTTGTAGTTTTATGACATGTTGCTCTGCAAGCCAGTAGACGTGTTCATGATTGCAACAGGTCATGTGCTgcaaacatcattttaaaaataacgaGACTGTGGTAGTTAGGCTAAGTGGAGACAGataatgaaaagacaaaggaTGCACGGCCTAGCAACAAGAATTGCAAAATGGGTGTACCACAGGGATCGATGTTGGGCCCCTTATTgtttagtatatatatatatatattagcgATGTCCTACAACAGTGCCAGTGGGTAGAACTACAAATGTATGCTGATGACACTGTTGTTTATACAGTTAGCAGCTGAgagattttatgttttaacagttttacaaaaatgaaaggaaGTATTAAAGATGGATCCTTAAAGGCCTTAAACCACTCTTCTATCCTGGGTATATAATTCAAGGGACCAACTTCATGTTGGCTATCTGCCAAGCTAACCCTTATCCAAAGCAAGAGCAGAATAAAAGGCATGTTCTTCTCCACTCCTTGATATGTTGAATTTACTTCGTAGTCCAGGCCTCTGAGCCctctctttttaatatttaaaattccACTAGTCCAACTAACGAATGCATAAATATGTTGTTCTGTCGTTTTTTCAACAACTGCCCATCCGATCAAGTTCAAACTTGGCAGGTGAATCGACTGTGAAGTTTGATCCTTCTGTTTCAAACTGGTAAACATGTTAAAGACAAGGGGTTGGCATCCCAGTGACGGGCAGGCACATGTTGAATGGGCTAAAACTATGTTTTATCCAtcctttgagagagagaggagatttGTATGAGTATCAGATTTAAAAAGCCCTCGAATCTATCTCAAATCCATCCGACAGTCGCtaaaatgtttctgtgacaAACTATGGTGAGAGCAGGGCCCCCCCCAGTGGCATTGTCTTCCTTCGGGGAGAGGTATGCGCCCCCAGAGCCGTCCCCTTTTGAAGGCACAGGGTCCCCCGCCGGGCTTGCCGGAATGCCAGGGCCGCCTGCGGCAACTgcggttctttttttttttttgtggaaaaaaacctgtgCCCCTGAGCTCTGGGACTCTCTGGGGCGCACGTTGAAAGATTTCTGAGCCGGGGAAACGGAGGCGAGGGCCCGTCTCATCTGGGGCCGCTGCGGCCCAAGGGAAGGGAGTCTCGACGGGATCAGCGGAGTGAGGGATCGCGCTCGTCTGACTGACCCGGCCCACTGGGTGAAAGGCCCGCGAATCCTTAAAACCCCCCCAGAGAGAATGAGCTCACGGGAGCTGTCCATATCGGCTCCTGCTTAGAAGTGCGTGAGCCGCCGCGCACGGACGCAGTCATGCAAAGACATCCGATTGAAATGCCACAACGCATGGATTGATAGAtgtccctccatccatccatccatccactatACAGCTTTGATCCTATGGAGgattgaagaaaagaagaatgtcTTTGAACAGTGGGAGGAAGCTCGAGCCTCTGCCGGCTGTCAGCCTCAAACCGCAACCTTCTTGCTCTGAGGCAACAACCCGCTGCACCGCCGCGCCAAAGACGAACACCACTAAATAATGATCTGAGAAGTTCAAAATCACGAGACGGGGCGATCAAAGAGGAACCGGCGGCGTCGGGGGCGCCTCACCTGCCGGAGTTCCTCCAGCACCAAGGTGAAGACCCAGAAGTAGAGGATTATCTCGGGCGCTCCGGGGccggcgggcggcggcgggcggaagtccagcagcagcacgtaggtgaagaggcagaggaaggcGAAGTACATGATGACGTTGCCGAGGAACACGGTGACAGCGGCGCTCCAGAAGCGACGCcagcggcggaggaggaagcGCCACCAGACGGAGGCGCAGCTCTGCGCCGCTGCATCGCCGGGGAGAGAGTCCCTGGGAGGGGTAGAAAAGACGTTGAGGTGCTTCTCAAACTTCATACGCAGGACAACCAACAAGTATCTACTGATATTGACGCCGGTTGAATCCATATCTTCTCAAATTGGATTACTGGTGTTGTTTTAGCCTTTGATGATTGGGGCTGTTGATGCAGACTGGATGTACTCCAGGTTTTATGTAACGCCATAATCCtaacagccatttttttttctcttctattttACGAGCGCTTGTGGCTTTTGGCGCGtgtttttatccatttttattATCTCTCATGCATTTCattatggttttttttattcgagTCAAATGTGTGAGACGTGTCTCACTTGGCTGCAGGTCAAATTGAAACTCCCCTGGGGgcgaacaaaaaataaaaatgccaatTGGTGTCGGGGGCATCTGACTTTCATACAGAAGCAGAATTCAGACCAAAAATGTCCTGGACAAGGGCAAAGATACATATTTCATAGAGAAATAATGAGGacgggaaaaagaaatgtagcCGTAGAACAACTACAATAATGCCCAAGGTTTTCATTTCCAGCTAGATTTATGCACCATCAATTTTACAAGCGCTGCATGGCGGCAGACTCACAGAGGGTCGTCGTcgtcagtgagcagcagcgcctTCTCTGTATCCAGACTGTCCAGCTCGCCAAACTGCTCTTGGCTGCTGCGATTGTCGAGTTCCTCGTCGCTGAGAAAACACAGGAGCGTGTCATCATACAGTACGTCCCGCATGGCTCAGgctaaaggtgtgtgtgtgtgtgtgggtgtgtgtggggtggggcaagggggggggggggggggggggcagcaaaaGATGCATCACCTGAACTTTATGAGGTTGGTCCAGATGAGGGCGGGACAGAAGAAGGACACCACGAGTTTGGAGATGGCCGTGTCCGTCGTCATGGCGCCCCACCAGATCTTTGTGAGGAGAGCCTGAGGTGAAAAGTTCCGATTCAAATGGGAAAAATTGAAATCTGATTTCACAACAGGGATGAACTAACTAACTTAACAGGGGGAATTAAATCTACCACAAGAGGGCGCCACAGGCCTCCCAATATGTCTGCCTCACACTCTTGTGCCCGGATCCACGGAAGCAATCCTGCAGGGACCTTtaaataatccccccccccccccccccctgctcatCAAACCATTTCCCGTGACGTGTGAACCATGCGTGAACCACGGCCATCGAGTCTGAGGTTTACGGATGAAGAAGTCTAGGGGGCTTGTCGGCACGTGTCAAAACGCATACGTATGTTGCGCTTGAAACATGACACACGTACTGAATTACAATTAACAgcttttcctttaaaagcagaaaaaaaaaaggtaaaaagcaGGCTGTATCATGTATGCTGCTTtgtatgaaaaacacaaatatgactTCACTGTCAAGGGATCGCTGCACACTTAACGTTTCCCTGGCTGACAGGGAATCCCAATTAACTCTCAATGATGACTTACTAATGACAAGCAACGTCTGTTGGGAGACATTTAGGTTTAAACTGTGCAGGGTGGAATGAATGGAACGAgtggaagtagaagaagaagaatgcaaTGAACCTGGAGAAGTTCTTTTTAAGAACGGCAGGGACAACTCTCATTTCATCGGACGCGCTCGGGGGAAAAGGTCAAACGTGAGGCGCAACGTGTCCGCGTGTCACCTGAACTCCGTCGTGGGCGAAGAAGGACTTGGCGTCGGCCTCGGTCGCCAGGTTGAGGACGGTGGACTTGCTCCAGCAGCGTGTTCTCCTCACCAACAGGGCGTACGCCCGGTCCTCGCTGTTGGAGTAACACTCTCCGAAGACATCTGCCGCAGGTACAACAACGTCAGTGGGTCACCCGCGCTCACACTTTGCTCCCTGGTCAGCAGCATCGGTCGGCACCTCGCGTGGCTCCGAGGTCGGTGAGCGCGACCTCTCGCTTCATCTTTGTATATTTACATCGCGTGGCGACAATTTCTTATTTGCTGGCTCGGGTCGCCGAATGGTTTATGCACTCACCGAGGGCGAACTGCTCGTACTTGGCCTCCTTCATGCTGCGCGCGGACTCGGCCTCCGACTCCAGTCGGGCCATCTCCTTCAGAATCTTACAGCCCGCCAGCGCTGCCGCGACCGCCTCGGGGCCCTGCGGGATTAGAAGAAAGCTGAATCCAAGAGATGGGTCTGAAAGAGGGATCTGAGAAATCTagttcagggggggggggggggggcgtcgtcTTTGGAATGTAAATGAGGTGAACTGTGGCTGCGGTCTGTCTGCATCCCGTTCATTTCTCACGCACATTACATATCTATCCGCCCTGTGTTTACCAAC
This region includes:
- the traf6 gene encoding TNF receptor-associated factor 6, which produces MACFDSNKGSLEEDSFDGAVGGELSSCALAMLEKERESLLSPSEGPGTLNSSSTSTSLQAADPVQGYDVEFDPHLEPKYECPICLMALRNAVQTPCGHRFCKNCIEKSIRDTGQRCPVDNEMLTEDQLFPDNFAKREILSLTVRCPNSGCVDKMELRQLENHLAHCQFATEPCPQCQQSVRKSHLEEHTTVECQRRPMSCPDCVACFVYEDRELHEQQCPFANVKCHYCEMDLIRDQIESHCDTDCPKAPIACNFSTFGCKERMQRHNLAQHMQEFTQMHMWYMAEFLRGLSLNGTAPRSLRAHGPSASTEDQGAAASASASSSASGGPRGAASCSGSCAPAPPPPSEEMQRLREMDGRLVKQDHQLRELIILKETQAGQLAELRRRVSTLEDTVKELEAQQCRGIFVWRLKGFSAHLRNQEAGLPVVEHSPGFYTGCPGYKLCLRLHLQTPNALRCSNYISLFVHTMQGAFDAQLTWPFQGTIRLAILDQGPEGQHHMEVMETKPDLQAFQRPTIQRNPKGFGYVTFMHLHQLGQKAFVKDDTLLIRCEVTPRFDSMPHREGPAVQPRGPEASV